Proteins from a single region of Gemmatimonas sp.:
- a CDS encoding transposase produces the protein MRGKTYRRFSTEFKLGVVEADLAGEGSIKVLAAKAGIDHSLPHYWLKKYHAGELSLDLRRNLSMSLRHRVGGVY, from the coding sequence ATGCGTGGCAAGACATACCGACGGTTCAGCACCGAGTTCAAGCTCGGGGTCGTGGAGGCGGACTTGGCCGGCGAGGGCAGCATCAAAGTCTTGGCCGCTAAGGCCGGCATCGATCACTCCCTGCCGCACTATTGGCTCAAGAAGTATCACGCTGGCGAATTATCGCTTGATCTCCGACGGAACCTGTCAATGAGTTTGAGACACCGGGTGGGTGGGGTTTACTGA